The Meiothermus sp. genome segment TCATACCCAAGCTTGATGCGGGTCTTTTTTGTTTTTACCCATTTCTTGATGCTAGGGCTCACTCCGGCTTCACTAGCACCGCCCCTTCGCGCGCACTGCTCACCAGCGCCGCGTACCGTGCAAACAGCCCGGCCTTGTAGTGGGGCTTGGGAGCCTTCCAGGCTTTGGCCCGCTTGGCCAACTCTTTTTCCGAAACTTCTAGGTTCAGAATGCCTTTATCGCAGTCTATGGAGATAATGTCGCCCTCCTTGACCAGTGCAATGGGGCCACCGACAAAGGCTTCAGGGGCCACGTGCCCGATCATCAGACCCTTGGTGCCGCCGCTGAAGCGCCCGTCGGTTACCAAAGCTACGTGGGGGCCCAGCCCCTCGCCCACCAGGGCCGAGGTTACCGAGAGCATCTCGGGCATGCCGGGGGCCCCCTTGGGGCCTTCGTAGCGAATCACCACCACGTCGCCGGGTTTGATTTGCTTCTTGAGTACCGCCTTCATGGCGCTTTGCTCGCCATCGAAGACGCGGGCCGGGCCCCGGTGCACCTTGGTCTCGGTGCCGGCCAGCTTGAGCACCGCGCCGTCTGGGGCCAGCGAGCCCTTGAGCACCCGCAGGCCGCCCTCGAGCTTGAAGGGTTTGCTGGCTTTGGTTACCACCTTCTGGCCTTTGGTTTCCCTGGCGTTTTTGGTTTCCTGCCACAAGGTCTTGCCGCTGACGGTCATCTGGTCGCCGTCAATTAGCTCGCCTTCAATCAGGCGGCGGATAATCAGGGGAATGCCACCAGCCTCGTAGAGCTCCCAGGCGGTGTACTGGCCCCAAGGGCGCATGTCGGCAATCACCGGAGTTTTGCGGGAGATTTTGTCGAACTCCTCCAGCGTCAGCTTGATCCCCGCTTCCTTGGCGATTGCCAACAGGTGCAGCACTGCATTGGTGGAGCCGCCCGTGGCCGCCACCGCTGCGATGGCGTTGGTGAAGCTCTTCTTGGTCAGAAAGCTCCTGGGGGTGCGGTTGTGCTTGATGGCGTCGGCCAGTATCTGCATGGCCCGGCGCCCGGCGGGCTTCTTCTCGGGGTGCACGGCGGGGATGGCGTTGTAGCCGATGGGGGAGAAACCCATCACCTCCAGCACCATGGCCATGGTGTTGGCGGTGTACTGCCCACCACAGGCCCCTGCGCCGGGGATGGCGGTGCGCTCGACGGCCTCGAGCTGCTTCTCGTCAATCTTGCCTGCTGCGTACTGGCCCACAGCCTCGAACACGCTCACCACAGTCTGGGCCTTGCCGTTCAGGTAGCCGGGGGCAATGGAGCCGCCATACAGCACCAGGCTGGGCACGTTGGCCCGAATCACCCCCATCATGCCGCCGGGGTTGGTCTTATCGCAGGCCACCAGCGCCACCATGCCGTCGTACAGATACCCCTGGGCAATTAGCTCGATGGCGTCGGCGATCACCTCGCGGCTCACCAGTGAGCTGCGCATCCCGATGGTGCCCATGCTGATGCCGTCGGAGATGGCCGGAGCGCCGAACTCGAAGGTCTGGAAACCGGCCTCTCTGGCCCCGATTTTCAGGTCGGCGGCCAGGTCGCGCAGGTGGTAGTTGCAGGGCATCCCTTCGGTCCAGGTATTCACGATGCCCACCCAGGGAATCTTGAACTCCTCATCGCCGATGCCCACCGCGCGGAGCATGGCGCGGGCGGGGGCTTGTTGAGGGCCTAGTTTGATGATATCCGAACGCATAAGTACCTCTTTTTGTAAAGAAGATGTTGCCCTATAAATCCTGTACAGAGGCAATTTTACCGTGGAAACGCCGGGGGTCGGCCTCGAGGATCCGCACCAAGGCTCTGGCGGACTGCTCAGGGGTGAGAACGCGCCCTTGGGCTTGGTAGCCCTTGAACAGGGGGCGCAGGGTCTCGCTGGCGCTTCCCTGGGCTTCGCGGAGTTGTTTTTGCATGTTGGTTTCCACAATGCCGGGACGGTAGGTGAAGCAGGTCACCTCGGGGGCCTCGATGGCCAGTTGCCGGGCCAGGTGTTCTTCGGCCGCTTTGGCAATGGCATAGATACCCATGCCCGGGATGTTGTGCTCGGCCACCCCCGAACCCAAAAACACCGCAACGCTACCGGGCTGGCGGATCAGGTGGGGATAGGCGAAGCGGGCCAGCTGATAGCCGCCCTTGACGTTCGAATCCATGATTTCGTCGTACTGCGACTCGATCAGTTCGTAGGCCAGCGGCCCTGCATTCAGGATGCCGGCATTGTGAATGAAGCCCACAAAGCTCCCGATTTGGAGCGCCTGGGCGACCAGGGCCTCGGCCACGGTACTATGGGCGGCGCTCCCGGCCACCGACTCGCAGCGCACTCCCAGGTTGCGTGCCTCGTCGCGCACAAACTCGAGGGCCTTCTGATTACGGGCCCCGAGGACCAGGTGGGCCCCGGCCCTGGCGAGCTCGAGCGCCAGCGCCTCGCCGATACCCCGGCTGGCCCCGGTGATGATGAAGGTCTGGTTCTTAAGTTTCATGCTTCTGTGTATACGCTGAATTGCCCAAAACCGCCAGGGACAGGTGAGTGCAGAGGTTCAGGCCGCAACCCTGTCCAGGGCCTCGATTACCTGCCGCGTGAAATCCTGGGTGCTGGCCTTGCCCCCCAGGTCGGGGGTGGGGTTGGCCGAGAGGGCTGCCGTTACCGCGTCCTCTACCCGTTTGGCGATGTCCGAGCGGTTCAGGGCATGGGTGAGCAGCATGGCCGCTGAAAGAATAGCGGCGGTGGGGTTGGCGATGCCCTTGCCGGCGATGTCGGGGGCGGAGCCGTGGACGGGTTCAAAGAGGGGGGTTTTCTCGCCCAGGCTGGCCGAGGGCAGCAGCCCCAGCGAACCTGGCAGCACGCTGGCCAGGTCAGACAGAATATCGCCGAAGATGTTGCCGGTCACCACCACATCGAAGCGGCTGGGCCGGGTGACCAGGTGCATGGCCATGGCATCCACGTACTGGTGCTCCAGGGCCACATCGGGGTAATCGCGGTGCACCTCGTCCACGGTCTTGCGCCAGAACTCGCCGACCTCGAGCACGTTGGCTTTATCCACGCTGCAAACCTGGTTCCGCCGCTTGCGGGCGGCCTCGAAGGCCACCCGGGCGATGCGCTCTACCTCCGGTTTGCTGTAGCGTTCGGTGTTCCAGCCCTCGGCCTCGCTCATGCCGCGGGGCTCGCCGAAGTAAATGCCGCCGGTCAGCTCGCGAATCACCAGCACATCCACCCCCCGGGCAATCTCGGGCTTGAGGGGGGAGAGGTGCTCCAGCCCTTGCAACACCTTGGCAGGCCGCAGATTGGCAAAAAGGCCATGGGCTTTGCGCAGGGCCAGCAGGCCGGTCTCGGCCCGCAGGTGCCGGGGTACGTTGTCCCACTTGGGCCCGCCGATGGCCCCCAGCAGAATGGCATCGGCCTCCAGGCAGCCTCGTTGGGTTACCTCGGGGAAGGGTTCGCCGTGGGCGTCTATGGCGTTGCCGCCAAAGGGGAAGGCTTCAAACTCGAGGCCCAGACCAAAGGCCTGGTCGGCCGCTTTCAGCACATCTACTGCAGCATAGGTCACTTCGGGGCCGATGCCGTCTCCGGGAAGCAGGGCAATCTTGGGCATGCAAATCCTTTCCTTTAGCTCAGTACGGCTTTGGGGAGCCGGGCCGAGGCCTGCTCGAGTAAATCCCCCGCCTCGAGCAGGTCGGCAATGGGGTCCCAGCGGCCTTCCACCAGGGCTTTCTGGGCGGTAGCGGGCAGGTTCACCTTAAAGGCTTTATCGGCGTAGCGCACCTCGAGGCGCTCCACATCTACCGTGACCTCCAGGCCGGGGTCTTGCTCGATGGCCTGGGCCAACGCCTCAATGTCCGATTTGGATGCTGTCACGCACGGCATCGAGAGAGCTGTGGAGTTGCCAAAGAAAATCTCCGCAAAGCTCTCGCCAATCAGCGCCCGGAAACCGGCGCGGTAGATGGCCTGCGGGGAGTGTTCGCGGCTGCTGCCGCAGCCAAAATTGGCCCCCACCAGCATGATGGAGGCCCCCTTGAAGCGGGGGTCGTTTAGCGGATGCGGCTTCTCTGAGCCGTCGGGGTTGAAGCGCTCGTCGTAGAAAAGCGCCTCGCCCAGCCCGTCGAAGGTGACCACCTTCAGGTACCGCGCAGGGGTGATGCGGTCGGTGTCTATGTCGTTACCGGGAACATGGACAGCCCGCCCACGTACTTGTTGGATAGGTTCTAAAGCCATCTACTTGCCCTCCTTATCCCTGAAAAAACCCAGGATGCCCCAGATGCCCGCAATTGCGGCCACCGCACACAGGGCAAACCCCACCACAAAAACCACCCAGCTGAGTACCGGGTTGGTTTGCAGGTTGCCCAGCCAAAGCCCCAGGGTGGCAATAGACAGCAGCACCGAGACCACCACCAGCACCACCCCTCGAATCAATTCCTTTGTAGACAAACAGACCTCTCCTTCGGGCTTTACCTAGACGATTGTGCCCTTTGATTACTTTACAGACCCTACGCACCCACCAGCTCACTGACCCCAAACACTTCCCGCGCATCGCTTACCTGGCCGGTTACGGCGGCGGCCACCACCATCACCGGCGACATCAGCACGGTGCGTCCGGTGGCGCTGCCCTGTCGGCCCTTGAAGTTGCGGTTGGAGGAAGAGGCGCACAGCTCGTCTCCGACCAGCTTGTCGGGGTTCATGGCCAGGCACATGCTGCAGCCCGCACCGCGCCATTCAAACCCGGCCTCGCGGAAGATTTCAGCGATGCCCTCCTCTTCGCACTGCCTGGCTACCTGCTGGGAGCCCGGCACCGCAATGGCCCGCACCCCCGGGGCTACCTTGCGGCCCTTGAGGTACCTGGCAGCTTCGCGAAAGTCGGAGATGCGACCGTTGGTGCAGCTTCCCAGAAAGGCCACATCCACCTTCACCCCCTTGATGGGCTGGCCGGGCCGGAGCTTCATGTGCTTGAGGGCTTCTTCCAGACCGGCCCGTTCGGCCTCGGGGTAGAGGGCGGGGTCGGGGACGCGGTCGGTGATGGCGCAGCCCTGGCCGGGGTTGATGCCCCAGGTCACGGTGGGGGCAATGTCCTCGGCGCGGATGTTCACTATGTCGTCGTAGTGGGCGTCGGGGTCGGAGGCCAGGGCCTTCCAGCGCGCTACGGCCTGCTCCCATGCCTCGCCTTTGGGGGCATAGGGCCGGCCTTTCAGGTAGTCGAAGGTGGTCTGGTCGGGGTTGACGTAGCCGATGCGGGCTCCCCCCTCGATGCTCATGTTGCAGACGGTCATGCGCTCTTCCATACTGAAGTTGTCAAAGACGCTGCCGCCGTATTCATACGCATAGCCGATGCCCCCGTTCACCCCCAG includes the following:
- the leuD gene encoding 3-isopropylmalate dehydratase small subunit, encoding MALEPIQQVRGRAVHVPGNDIDTDRITPARYLKVVTFDGLGEALFYDERFNPDGSEKPHPLNDPRFKGASIMLVGANFGCGSSREHSPQAIYRAGFRALIGESFAEIFFGNSTALSMPCVTASKSDIEALAQAIEQDPGLEVTVDVERLEVRYADKAFKVNLPATAQKALVEGRWDPIADLLEAGDLLEQASARLPKAVLS
- a CDS encoding SDR family NAD(P)-dependent oxidoreductase; the protein is MKLKNQTFIITGASRGIGEALALELARAGAHLVLGARNQKALEFVRDEARNLGVRCESVAGSAAHSTVAEALVAQALQIGSFVGFIHNAGILNAGPLAYELIESQYDEIMDSNVKGGYQLARFAYPHLIRQPGSVAVFLGSGVAEHNIPGMGIYAIAKAAEEHLARQLAIEAPEVTCFTYRPGIVETNMQKQLREAQGSASETLRPLFKGYQAQGRVLTPEQSARALVRILEADPRRFHGKIASVQDL
- the leuC gene encoding 3-isopropylmalate dehydratase large subunit translates to MGKSLYQKVWESHAVRTLPNGQTQLFIDTHLIHEVTSPQAFGMLRDLGLKVRFPERTFATVDHIVPTHSLAEPFADPQADEMIRQLRKNVQEFGITFFDVTSGQQGIVHVIGPENGITQPGMTIACGDSHTSTHGAFGAIAFGIGTTQVRDVLATQTMAVSKLKVRRINVNGKLRPGVYAKDVILHIIKVLGVNGGIGYAYEYGGSVFDNFSMEERMTVCNMSIEGGARIGYVNPDQTTFDYLKGRPYAPKGEAWEQAVARWKALASDPDAHYDDIVNIRAEDIAPTVTWGINPGQGCAITDRVPDPALYPEAERAGLEEALKHMKLRPGQPIKGVKVDVAFLGSCTNGRISDFREAARYLKGRKVAPGVRAIAVPGSQQVARQCEEEGIAEIFREAGFEWRGAGCSMCLAMNPDKLVGDELCASSSNRNFKGRQGSATGRTVLMSPVMVVAAAVTGQVSDAREVFGVSELVGA
- the leuB gene encoding 3-isopropylmalate dehydrogenase — protein: MPKIALLPGDGIGPEVTYAAVDVLKAADQAFGLGLEFEAFPFGGNAIDAHGEPFPEVTQRGCLEADAILLGAIGGPKWDNVPRHLRAETGLLALRKAHGLFANLRPAKVLQGLEHLSPLKPEIARGVDVLVIRELTGGIYFGEPRGMSEAEGWNTERYSKPEVERIARVAFEAARKRRNQVCSVDKANVLEVGEFWRKTVDEVHRDYPDVALEHQYVDAMAMHLVTRPSRFDVVVTGNIFGDILSDLASVLPGSLGLLPSASLGEKTPLFEPVHGSAPDIAGKGIANPTAAILSAAMLLTHALNRSDIAKRVEDAVTAALSANPTPDLGGKASTQDFTRQVIEALDRVAA
- the ilvD gene encoding dihydroxy-acid dehydratase — protein: MRSDIIKLGPQQAPARAMLRAVGIGDEEFKIPWVGIVNTWTEGMPCNYHLRDLAADLKIGAREAGFQTFEFGAPAISDGISMGTIGMRSSLVSREVIADAIELIAQGYLYDGMVALVACDKTNPGGMMGVIRANVPSLVLYGGSIAPGYLNGKAQTVVSVFEAVGQYAAGKIDEKQLEAVERTAIPGAGACGGQYTANTMAMVLEVMGFSPIGYNAIPAVHPEKKPAGRRAMQILADAIKHNRTPRSFLTKKSFTNAIAAVAATGGSTNAVLHLLAIAKEAGIKLTLEEFDKISRKTPVIADMRPWGQYTAWELYEAGGIPLIIRRLIEGELIDGDQMTVSGKTLWQETKNARETKGQKVVTKASKPFKLEGGLRVLKGSLAPDGAVLKLAGTETKVHRGPARVFDGEQSAMKAVLKKQIKPGDVVVIRYEGPKGAPGMPEMLSVTSALVGEGLGPHVALVTDGRFSGGTKGLMIGHVAPEAFVGGPIALVKEGDIISIDCDKGILNLEVSEKELAKRAKAWKAPKPHYKAGLFARYAALVSSAREGAVLVKPE